In the genome of Vicia villosa cultivar HV-30 ecotype Madison, WI linkage group LG7, Vvil1.0, whole genome shotgun sequence, one region contains:
- the LOC131619064 gene encoding uncharacterized protein LOC131619064, producing the protein MCIQEPSPPSSPEPTNSEPMNSEPLNSEPQPPPEPAPESRKRSMPEPYTSEPTPKPKHHGVSSSTSTRPPPPPSSSTPFLNPVESTEDLVEDMFKFIPMPLEELNRQSPSRSSTLPQPPPISDELFKFLPMNLFDDLEPLNTKPLNTIFPIQDENYSVLEPVRIDWTPPFARNIDDRISDRADPVFTNEPMALDFLDSWEAPETSLRRRKVSAVVSSSINYVPVDHDGNTDVPIPTPRSKLVGAGIENLVNTCFMASILQCLTHTGGLYLFIRYYSHDASSCRRGGGFCVICAFSEHNARAFHIDRNPIRPDMFLQNVKQFSDNFVAHRQEDAHEFLIGALNNLRSAFQKDGSYDIIEQIFGGEIVSQLRCCSCGFSSNTVDPILDLGLAVENVSTIQRALDAYIMVENMGEMLKCSNCDQQVYKEKQLLIDKAPEVAVLHLKRFKNDGSSFEKINHHVYFTMELDLEPYTSAKGKKDPMLKYDLYAVVVHSGSTANSGHYFSYVRSDEDHWHLMDDAAVYSVSKQHVLIQEAYMLFYAKQGTAWFSSILKHKERDFKATYIDNTRDSDRKEKDVVFIDLEATESDSPEANDDDSMRANNSDSPKLNDDYSMRADDSNSMYGFNSDSPDGNEKTSSDMLEEEECDLAGANDKDSKDADDNDSKATNEMSVSDMEGEECDLADANDDKDSKDVNVKSVSGMAGEECDLADANDKDSKDANDKDSKDANEKSVSGMDGADGNDSKDANANDSSVSRQDGEECDLGDANDKDSKDANEKPMSGMDGADDNDSKDTNANDSSVSSMDREECDLADANDKDSKDANEKSVSGMDGADDNDSKDANANDSSMSSKDGEECDLADANDKDSKDANEKSVSGMDGADDNDSKDANANDSSVSSKDGEECDLVDANANDSSVSSKDGEGCDLVDANANDSSVSSKDGEECDLVDANANDSSVSSKDGEGCDLVDANANDSSVSSKDGEECDLVDANANDSSVSSKDGEECDLVDANDKDSQDANDDNDSDSQDESDDNDSDSQDANDDNDSKIANERLGSDMGEDDVIPQS; encoded by the exons ATGTGTATTCAAGAACCATCTCCTCCTTCTTCCCCCGAACCAACTAACTCCGAACCTATGAACTCCGAACCTCTCAACTCCGAACCTCAACCCCCACCCGAACCTGCTCCCGAGTCTCGCAAAAGATCAATGCCAGAACCCTACACTTCCGAACCAACTCCCAAACCGAAACATCACGGTGTTTCTTCTTCCACTTCTACTCGACCACCACCACCGCCATCATCATCGACGCCGTTTCTGAACCCCGTCGAATCCACAGAGGACTTAGTCGAGGATATGTTCAAGTTTATTCCGATGCCGTTGGAAGAACTCAACCGTCAAAGTCCGTCTCGCTCCTCCACTCTCCCACAGCCACCGCCAATCAGCGACGAGTTGTTCAAGTTTCTTCCAATGAATTTGTTCGATGATCTGGAACCACTGAACACGAAACCACTGAACACGATCTTTCCTATTCAAGATGAAAATTATTCGGTTCTTGAACCTGTTAGGATAGATTGGACTCCTCCATTTGCGCGCAACATTGATGATAGAATCTCCGATCGTGCGGATCCTGTCTTTACCAATGAACCTATGGCTCTAGATTTCCTTGATAGCTGGGAAGCTCCTGAAACAAGTCTTCGTCGCCGTAAAGTTTCTGCCGTCGTCTCCTCTTCCATCAATTACGTTCCCGTTGATCATGACGGTAATACTGACGTTCCAATTCCGACACCTCGATCAAAACTCGTG GGAGCTGGAATTGAGAATCTGGTTAATACTTGTTTTATGGCTTCGATTCTTCAGTGCTTGACACATACTGGGGGACTGTATCTTTTTATTCGTTATTACTCTCACGATGCTTCATCAT GTCGCAGGGGTGGTGGTTTCTGTGTTATATGTGCTTTCAGTGAACATAATGCCCGAGCTTTTCATATTGATCGAAACCCAATTCGTCCAGATATGTTTCTTCAAAATGTGAAGc AATTTTCAGATAATTTTGTAGCGCATAGACAGGAGGATGCACACGAGTTTCTGATAGGCGCCTTGAATAACCTTAGAAGTGCCTTTCAAAAAGATGGTTCATATGATATAATTGAACAAATATTTGGAGGCGAAATTGTTAGCCAA CTTCGATGTTGCAGCTGTGGTTTCTCTTCTAATACCGTTGATCCAATACTTGACTTGGGTTTAGCGGTAGAAAATGTGAGTACCATTCAAAGGGCTCTGGATGCTTATATCATGGTAGAAAACATGGGTGAGATGCTTAAATGTAGTAACTGCGACCAACAAGTATACAAGGAGAAACAGCTTTTGATTGATAAGGCGCCAGAAGTTGCAGTACTACATTTGAAAAGGTTTAAAAATGACGGAAGCTCTTTCGAAAAGATTAATCATCATGTTTATTTCACTATGGAGTTGGATTTGGAGCCTTATACCTCTGCAAAAGGCAAGAAAGAT CCAATGTTGAAGTATGATCTATACGCGGTAGTTGTGCATAGTGGATCCACAGCTAATTCAGGGCATTACTTTAGCTATGTGCGTTCTGATGAAGACCATTGGCATTTGATGGATGACGCTGCG GTTTATAGTGTTTCTAAACAACATGTCCTGATTCAAGAGGCATACATGCTGTTTTATGCAAAACAAGGTACAGCCTGGTTCTCTAGTATTCTGAAACATAAAGAGAGAGATTTTAAAGCAACATATATAGACAACACACGGGATTCAGATCGTAAAGAAAAGGATGTTGTTTTTATTGATTTGGAAGCAACTGAAAGTGATTCGCCAGAAGCAAATGATGACGATTCGATGCGGGCAAATAATAGCGATTCGCCAAAACTAAATGATGACTATTCGATGCGCGCAGATGATAGCAATTCGATGTATGGATTTAATAGTGATTCGCCAGACGGAAATGAGAAGACTTCCAGTGACAtgttagaagaagaagaatgtgatTTGGCGGGCGCAAATGATAAGGATTCCAAGGATGCAGATGATAATGATTCCAAAGCTACAAATGAGATGTCTGTGAGTGATATGGAGGGAGAAGAATGTGATTTGGCAGATGCAAATGATGATAAGGATTCCAAGGATGTAAATGTGAAGTCTGTGAGTGGCATGGCTGGAGAAGAATGTGATTTGGCGGATGCAAATGATAAGGATTCCAAGGATGCAAATGATAAGGATTCCAAGGATGCAAATGAGAAATCTGTGAGTGGTATGGATGGAGCTGATGGTAATGATTCTAAGGACGCAAATGCTAATGATTCATCTGTGAGTAGGCAGGATGGAGAAGAATGTGATTTGGGGGATGCAAATGATAAGGATTCCAAGGATGCAAATGAGAAACCTATGAGTGGTATGGATGGAGCTGATGATAATGATTCTAAGGACACAAATGCTAATGATTCATCTGTGAGTAGCATGGATAGAGAAGAATGTGATTTGGCGGATGCAAATGATAAGGATTCCAAGGATGCAAATGAGAAATCCGTGAGTGGTATGGATGGAGCTGATGATAATGATTCTAAGGACGCAAATGCTAATGATTCATCTATGAGTAGCAAGGATGGAGAAGAATGTGATTTGGCGGATGCAAATGATAAGGATTCCAAGGATGCAAATGAGAAATCTGTGAGTGGTATGGATGGAGCTGATGATAATGATTCTAAGGATGCAAATGCTAATGATTCATCTGTGAGTAGCAAGGATGGAGAAGAATGTGATTTGGTGGATGCAAATGCTAATGATTCATCTGTGAGTAGCAAGGATGGAGAAGGATGTGATTTGGTGGATGCAAATGCTAATGATTCATCTGTGAGTAGCAAGGATGGAGAAGAATGTGATTTGGTGGATGCAAATGCTAATGATTCATCTGTGAGTAGCAAGGATGGAGAAGGATGTGATTTGGTGGATGCAAATGCTAATGATTCATCTGTGAGTAGCAAGGATGGAGAAGAATGTGATTTGGTGGATGCAAATGCTAATGATTCATCTGTGAGTAGCAAGGATGGAGAAGAATGTGATTTGGTGGATGCAAATGATAAGGACTCCCAGGATGCAAATGATGATAATGATTCCGACTCCCAGGATGAAAGTGATGATAATGATTCCGACTCCCAGGATGCAAATGATGATAATGATTCCAAGATTGCAAATGAGAGGCTTGGGAGTGACATGGGTGAAGACGATGTGATTCCGCAAAGCTAG
- the LOC131617226 gene encoding glycine-rich cell wall structural protein-like — MATSKVLSIVFFVLLCLGICSAARTLITIGLGHEISGGFHGDIGVSGGEGGVHVGADGHGGGAAGGGGAGGGGEYGGNVVAGGGGGGSGGGGGGGAAEGGGYGGGAGKGSGEGVAHGGGYAGGGGSGSGGGGGDGAAEGGGYGGGSGKGGGEGFGGGAAHGGGNAGGGGGGSGGGGGGGAAEGGGYGGGSGKGGGEGFGGGAAHGGGNAGGGGGGSGGGGGGGAAEGGGYGGGAGKGGGEGFGGGAAHGGGNAGGGGGGSGGGGGGGAAEGGGYGGGAGKGFGGGVAHGGGYAGGGGGGSGGGGGAGAGGAGGGYGGGEGGGAGGGSSGEHGGGYGGGSGGGGGGGAGGAHGGGYGGGEGAGGGYGGGAAGGGGAGGGSGGGGGGGGAHGGGYGGGAGGGEGGGQGGYYP; from the coding sequence ATGGCAACTTCGAAAGTTTTAAGTATTGTTTTCTTTGTGTTGTTGTGTTTAGGAATATGTTCTGCTGCTAGAACACTTATTACCATTGGTTTGGGTCATGAAATTAGTGGAGGTTTCCATGGTGACATTGGTGTGAGCGGTGGTGAAGGTGGAGTACATGTTGGTGCAGATGGACATGGAGGAGGAGCCGCTGGAGGTGGAGGTGCAGGTGGTGGTGGTGAATATGGAGGAAATGTTGTTGCTGGTGGTGGAGGAGGTGGaagtggaggtggtggtggtggtggtgcaGCTGAAGGTGGTGGATATGGTGGAGGAGCTGGCAAAGGAAGCGGGGAAGGTGTAGCACATGGTGGTGGTTATGCAGGTGGTGGAGGAAGTGGTAGTGGTGGAGGCGGAGGTGACGGAGCAGCCGAAGGTGGTGGATATGGTGGAGGATCTGGCAAAGGAGGTGGGGAAGGATTTGGTGGAGGTGCAGCACATGGTGGTGGTAATGCTGGTGGTGGAGGAGGTGGTAGTGGTGGAGGTGGAGGTGGCGGAGCAGCTGAAGGTGGTGGATATGGTGGAGGATCTGGCAAAGGAGGTGGGGAAGGATTTGGTGGAGGTGCAGCACATGGTGGTGGTAATGCTGGTGGTGGAGGAGGTGGTAGTGGTGGAGGTGGAGGTGGCGGAGCAGCTGAAGGTGGTGGATATGGTGGAGGAGCTGGCAAAGGAGGTGGGGAAGGATTTGGTGGAGGTGCAGCACATGGTGGTGGTAATGCTGGTGGTGGAGGAGGTGGTAGTGGTGGAGGTGGAGGTGGCGGAGCAGCTGAAGGTGGTGGATATGGTGGAGGAGCTGGCAAAGGATTTGGTGGAGGTGTAGCACATGGAGGTGGTTATGCTGGTGGTGGAGGAGGTGGCAGTGGTGGAGGTGGAGGTGCTGGTGCAGGAGGTGCTGGTGGTGGTTATGGAGGTGGTGAAGGAGGTGGTGCAGGGGGTGGATCTAGTGGAGAACATGGAGGAGGATACGGAGGTGGAAGTGGAGGTGGCGGAGGAGGTGGTGCTGGTGGAGCACATGGAGGCGGATATGGTGGTGGTGAAGGAGCTGGTGGTGGATATGGAGGTGGAGCAGCAGGTGGTGGTGGAGCAGGTGGTGGTTCAGGTGGTGGTGGAGGTGGTGGAGGTGCGCATGGCGGAGGATATGGTGGTGGTGCCGGAGGTGGTGAAGGTGGTGGCCAAGGTGGATATTATCCTTGA